One genomic region from Haloprofundus salinisoli encodes:
- a CDS encoding CPBP family intramembrane glutamic endopeptidase, which yields MGTANGSVASAVTAVVSGTVLGVFGLGFGTLLAALVIVTVLVSGVAELSPTLVLVVGLVTTQGIGCFLTAIVYARYRHRIGALLARVVGQRSWLPTQQFTIPARVPSLRDLLVVFVAYVSVFALIGIVGYAISAAGIEGATNNSVALGLENPVLLLWLIPGSILLIGPGEEILFRGVVQGRFRKRFGPAVAISLASVVFASVHYFALSGAAGARLVTIGLLLIPAITFGVIYELSENIVVPALVHGLYNATLFGFLYLSTLVS from the coding sequence ATGGGTACTGCTAACGGGTCGGTCGCCTCGGCCGTGACCGCAGTCGTCAGCGGAACTGTCCTCGGCGTGTTCGGCCTGGGCTTCGGGACGCTCCTGGCGGCGCTCGTCATCGTCACCGTGTTGGTTTCTGGCGTCGCCGAACTCTCGCCGACGCTCGTCTTAGTAGTCGGACTGGTGACGACGCAGGGAATCGGCTGCTTTCTCACCGCGATCGTCTACGCGCGGTATCGACACCGAATCGGGGCGCTGCTTGCGAGAGTCGTCGGCCAACGGAGTTGGCTACCGACACAGCAGTTCACGATTCCCGCTCGTGTCCCCTCGCTTCGTGACCTGCTGGTAGTGTTCGTCGCCTACGTCAGCGTCTTCGCACTCATCGGCATTGTCGGCTACGCGATCTCGGCTGCGGGTATCGAGGGCGCGACGAACAACAGTGTAGCACTCGGCTTGGAGAATCCCGTGCTCTTGCTGTGGCTGATTCCAGGGTCGATTCTCCTGATTGGTCCCGGTGAGGAGATTCTGTTCCGCGGCGTCGTCCAAGGGCGATTCCGCAAGCGATTCGGCCCCGCCGTCGCCATCTCGCTCGCGAGCGTCGTCTTCGCGTCGGTGCATTACTTCGCGCTGTCGGGTGCCGCCGGAGCACGACTCGTCACTATCGGATTACTTCTCATCCCCGCCATCACCTTCGGCGTCATCTACGAACTCTCCGAGAACATCGTCGTTCCGGCGCTCGTCCACGGACTGTACAACGCGACGCTGTTCGGTTTTCTGTACCTGAGTACGCTCGTCTCCTGA